The Hyperolius riggenbachi isolate aHypRig1 chromosome 3, aHypRig1.pri, whole genome shotgun sequence genome window below encodes:
- the LOC137560809 gene encoding olfactory receptor 6Y1-like, with product MNRSSVTEFLLLGGLETSSMLWIFFSIFMVAYMLGLAGNLTIIVVIRADARLHKPMYFLLENLSFLDISLTTIIVPTMLDILLSKEKVISFHGCINQMFFSEVIIVTECFILVVMAYDRYLAICLPFRYLVVMTKPTLILMVASCWFMGLMYSITYNILLLKSVFCGPNIIRSFFCDGSLLVKLSCSDASELEQFQQLAGLFVGPLPILMVLSSYVAIISAIMRIHSTEGRKRTFSTCVSHLVVVTFYYGTGIFTYLIKPMIENSHGSINYILSAIYTLGAPMLNPFIYSLRNQEIHRGFTKTFNQNIVHLKWT from the coding sequence ATGAACAGATCCTCTGTGACAGAGTTTCTCCTGCTCGGAGGACTGGAAACAAGCAGCATGCTCTGGATCTTCTTCAGCATCTTCATGGTGGCCTACATGTTGGGCCTGGCCGGAAATCTCACAATCATTGTGGTCATCAGAGCAGATGCCCGTCTCCACAAGCccatgtacttcctgctggaaAACCTGTCCTTCCTGGACATTTCTCTGACTACTATCATTGTGCCCACAATGTTAGACATTCTACTCAGTAAAGAGAAAGTTATCTCCTTCCATGGTTGCATCAATCAGATGTTTTTCTCTGAGGTGATCATCGTAACGGAGTGTTTCATCCTGGTTGTGATGGCATACGACCGTTACTTAGCCATTTGTCTGCCATTCCGATATCTTGTAGTGATGACTAAACCAACACTCATTCTCATGGTTGCGTCCTGCTGGTTTATGGGCTTGATGTATTCAATTACATATAATATTTTACTGCTAAAATCAGTCTTCTGCGGTCCTAACATCATCCGTAGCTTCTTTTGTGATGGGTCTCTGCTAGTGAAGTTGTCCTGCTCCGATGCTAGTGAACTGGAGCAGTTTCAGCAGCTAGCAGGCCTCTTTGTGGGTCCTCTGCCCATTCTCATGGTCCTGAGCTCCTATGTGGCCATTATCTCTGCAATTATGAGAATCCATTCTACGGAGGGAAGGAAGAGGACCTTTTCTACATGTGTCTCTCACTTAGTGGTGGTGACTTTTTATTACGGGACGGGAATTTTCACCTACCTTATCAAACCCATGATAGAGAATTCTCATGGATCAATTAATTATATTCTCTCAGCAATCTACACCCTCGGAGCTCCCATGCTCAACCCATTCATCTACAGCCTCCGTAACCAGGAAATACACAGAGGTTTCACAAAAACGTTTAACCAGAATATagttcatttaaagtggacctga